The Pseudobacteroides sp. genomic interval TTGTTGTTCCATTTGGGCAGGATAGCCCAACAGATAAACCTAACTCCTTAATATCAAAAAACGATCTTATAATACCTACAATTATAGAAGCACTTAAGGGAAAACAGATTCAGCCTGTGCTCGTATAAAAGTGCTTTAAAAACTTCTTTTAAAGTTTGTTATATTAATAAGATAAGGCTGCCTGCCCGGGCAGCCTTATGGCAATTCTATTCGTTTATGTATGAGCAGCAGTAATCGGCAAGTTCCTTAACCTTAAGTTTGAATTTTGAGTTTGCAGGAACCTCAAAGGATTGACCTTCATTCACTGTAATCCATTCACTGCTTCCGGGAAGCAAGACATCCATGGATCCACCTAAAATCTCCATAATTTCTTTTGCTGCAGTACCGAACTCATAATCTCCAGGCAGCATAATTCCTAAAGTTTTCTTCTCACCATCTTCAAATATAACAGTTCTGCTTGTAACTTTCCCACCAAAATAAACGTTTGCCTTTTTAACCACACTGATATTATCAAATCTTTCCATAAAAACCTCCACTAAATAATTTTGCAGAATTATACGATATATTTTTGTTCTCTTTTTTGCATTATACCATACATAATGAATTTTTACAGGATAAATTCCAGGCTGTTGAACAGGATCACGGAGTGATTTTGCAACCTAGGCATCAAAAAACATTTTTTTAATATTGATATTTTATCAGTGAGAATGTAAGATTAAGAATGAGAAAAAGCTTGAAAATTGAAAAATGAATTAAATCTAATAAATAAATTCCCGATTGAGGGGGTGCAAGCTTGAGCGAAAATGAAAAATATCTCCTTGGATTATCTAAAAAGGGAGATATTGAAGCTTTTGAAATGCTAATGGAAAAGTATCAAAAAAAGGTATTTAATATTGCACTTAGGCTTTTGGGTAACTATGATGATGCCAGTGAAGTTACCCAAGAAGTTTTTATCAGAATTTACAAATCAATTGGCAGCTTTAAAGGTGAATCCCAGATCTCCACCTGGATTTACAGGATAGCAACCAATGTGTGTCTTGATGAGCTCAGAAAACGCAAAAGAAAATGGGTTATGTCCCTTGATGAAGAGTATCACAAGGAAAATGGCGATTATATAATACAGGTAGAGGATGATAAACCTACGCCTGATGTCGTTATGGAGCAGAAGACAATAAAAAGTGCAGTTAAAAATGCCATAGACAAGTTGTCTGAGAAGTATAAGCTGATAATTATTTTAAGGGATATTCAGGGATTTAGCTATGAAGAAATCTCTGAAATTGTTAAAACTCCTGTGGGAACGGTAAAATCCAGGATAAACAGGGCGAGATTACAGCTTAAAGAATTACTTCTTAAAGAAAAGGAACTTTTTTCGGATAATTTCGTCAAAGATATTGAAAGGAGGGCTGGAGATGAAAAAATGTGAAGATATCAGAGAACTTATATCGTTATATATTGATGGCGAATTAAAAGGCGATCTGCTTTCTGAGTTTGAGGAACACATTAGGTCCTGTGAAACTTGCAGGAATGAGCTGGAAGACGTGAATAGCGTCATAGCCATGCTAAATGACACTCCAGAGGAAGACCTGCCTTCAAATTTCAAGGACGAACTTCATGAAAAGCTGCTAAGGGAACAAACCAAAAAGGAAAGTTTTGTGTCGGTGGTTTTATCAAGATATTCCCATGTTTTTGCTTCGGCGGCAGGGCTACTGATTATATTTTCAATATGGGTGGTTTATAAGAATAGTTTTGTATCAACCAATGATACTGTACCAAATGTTTCTTCGATACAATCGTATGACAGTAATGGGAATGAGGCTAAAGAAAATGGCGAAATAGAAAAATTCAATCTCGCTGATGGTGACAAAAGAGTTTACTCAAGGTTTAGTAAAGAGTTAACACAAGATAATACAAAGGAAAATTCAACAGGAGGGACGCAGGATCAAAAGATAATTGCAGGCATGGCTGATGCACCTGTAATTACATTTAGTGAAAAATCGTCAAACCCAAAATACGATCCTGCAGACAAACAGACAGCCAGTGTTGGAAACGGTGAATTGGCATTTGGGAAAAAATATGGCGATATCGCTACACCCAAAGCCAGAGCATCTTCTGAGCCTAAATCTGACGTTATAGCAGTGTTATTTGATGACAGCAGATCAAGTGCAGCTGATTTTACAATAAGTGCATCCGATCCTGAGGCCAAAAGTGAGACTCTGAAAAAAATAGCAGCGTCTTTAGGCGGGGAGGAACATGTATTAGTTAATGCATCAACCAGCATGAATACTGATGATTTGAAAGCCATATCTTCCAAAGCTTCAGAAGCATCTTCAGATGTTTTTACAGCTGAGTCCAATAACACCGTGGCAGTACTTAACTTCAGAATTCCGGGAAATAACTATAGTACATTTTTGCAAAAGCTAAATGAGACATTTGGAGCTTCAAATGTAAAATCAAATGGTGTTATAAATACCGATAATACCAAGAGGAAAGCTGAGATAGAAAAAGAGATCGCAGAAATCGACAAACAAATTCAAAGTAATGCAAATACCACTTTTTGGAATAATTCAGCCGAGCACAATACACTGGTTGAAAATAAGAACGGTCTTAATAGAGAACTTGAAGAGATAAATAAGAACTCCCAATATGTGACGGTTACAATAAGATTACAAAAAAGATAATGTAATATTTTTTGATTTTTTGAAAATAATTAATTACAGCTGTTTACCGCTGTAATTTTTTTGTGTAAAATATTATATGGCTATTTAGTAGATTTATCACTTTAAATATAGATAAATATTTGGTTCCTTAATAGCTTGCGGAGGAGATTTAATTAATGGAAATAAGTGCAGTGGTTGATAGAATTGAGAATGGAAACGCAGTTTTATTATCTGAGGATATGGGGATTGAAATAAGCATACCTGAAGAAAACATAATCAATACATACTGTATGGGAGATAGGTTGACTCTCACGATAAATGGAGATTTTCACGTAATAAATATTAACGGAGAATAATATGACAAACAAAAAATTGATGTTGATTGATGGTAACAGCATATTGAACAGGGCATTTTATGGGCTTCAAGGAAAGGAAATCCTTGCTACCAGTGACGGCTTATACACAAATGCTGTGTTTGGGTTTATAAATATAATGAACAAATACCTGGACGAGGAGAACCCAGGTTATTTATGTGTTGCATTCGATCTGAAGGGGCCTACGTTCAGGCACAAGGAGTTTGACGGTTACAAGGCAAACCGAAAGGGAATGCCGCAGGAATTAGCAGTTCAGATGCCTGTTATAAAAGAGGTTCTTGATGCAATGAATATTAAAAGGCTTGAGTATGAGGGATTTGAAGCAGACGATATACTCGGGACTGTTTCCCTATGTGCTGAGAAGGAAGGTTTTGAGGTTGTAATACTGACAGGAGACAGAGATTCATTGCAATTGGCTACAGACAGGACCAGGATCAAGCTGCCTGTTACCAAAGGCTGGAAGACAGAAACTGAGGAATATGACTACGGCAAGGTGATAGAGAGGTATGGGGTAACGCCTGAGCTGTTTATAGATGTTAAAGGGCTTATGGGTGACACCTCCGACAACATTCCGGGTGTTCCCGGAATTGGTGAAAAAACAGCTGTAGAGCTTGTCAAAAACCTGGGGACAATTGAAAATATATACGAAAACCTTGATAAAGTTGAAAAAAAGAGTGTGAAACAAAAGTTAGAAGCTAACAAGGAGCTGGCTTTCTTAAGCAAGAGGCTTGCTACTATTGATAGAAACGCACCTGAGAGGTGTGGGCTTGATAATTTACAAAGTCTGCAAAGAAAAGATGTTGACAGGGAAAAGCTGTTTGCTCTTTTTAAAAGGCTTGAGTTTAAGAGCTTCATAGAAAAATATAACCTTAAAGAAGAAAAGGCAAAATCTCCTGTAAATCTTATGAGTGTTGAAACTATAAGTGATACAGGGCGTTTGGATATGATAAAAAACCAAATATTGAGTGAAAAAAAGTGTTCTATTTATTATATTATTGAAAAAGTTGATGATTTCAATTCAAATTTAAAAGGTGCAGGAATATCATGGGGGAAGGATAAGAGTGTATATTTACAAATTACAGGAGAATTTACAGAGGACGTATTTATTGATAGGTTTAAGGAAGTTTTTGAGTCAGATGAGGTAAAAAAATATGGTCACGACCTTAAAAACCTTATTGTTTATCTAAAAAATAAGGGTGTTTCTTTAAATGGTCTTTCCTTTGATACCATGATAGGTGCATACATACTTAACCCTTCAAGGGATACTTATACTGTCACCGAGCTTGCAGAGGATTATATGGGCTCGGATGTGCCTTCCATTGAAGAAATGCTTGGAAAGGGCAAAAAGCGACTGCAGATAAACGATTTGCCTCTAGATGAACTTGCTTCTGTTATAGGATTATACTCGGAGCTCATATTCAGTCTGTATGAACTGATACACAAAAAGCTTGATGAAAATGATCAGCTAAAGTTATATTATGAAATAGAGCTGCCCCTTGTAGAAGTCCTTGCAAATATGGAGCACTTGGGTATTAAGGTCAATATAGAGACGCTAAAGAGCTTTTCCGTTGAGATGGAAGATAGAATTAGCCAGCTAATTAAGGACATTTATGAGTTTGCGGGAGAAGAGTTCAATATAAATTCCACAAAACAGTTGGGGGTTATATTATTTGACAGATTAAAGCTGCCTGTTATTAAGAAAACCAAGACAGGCTATTCTACTGATGTTGAGGTTTTAGAGCAGTTGGAACCAATGCATGAAATAGTGGCAAAGCTGCTGGAGTATAGGCATCTTGTAAAACTTAAGTCTACTTATGTAGAAGGTCTTTTGAAGGTTATGAATCCAAGAACAGGAAGGATCCACTCCAGCTTTAATCAGACTGTGACGGTTACAGGTAGGATAAGCAGCACCGAACCAAACCTCCAGAACATTCCGGTCAAGCTGGAAATGGGAAGAAAGATAAGGAAGGTCTTTGTACCTGAAGATGAGAACTATCTTCTCTCAGACGGAGACTACTCACAAATTGAGCTGAGGGTTTTGGCACATATTACAGGTGACGAAAATATGATAGCTGCTTTTATAAGTAACGAGGACATTCATACATCAACGGCTTCAAAGGTATTCAATGTACCGAAGGATCAGGTAACACCCTTCATGAGATCAAGTGCAAAGGCTGTTAATTTCGGGATTGTCTATGGCATTGGAGACTTCAGCTTATCCAAGGATTTGGGTATAACCAGAAAAGAAGCCAGGAAGTATATTGATGAGTATCTCGGTGAATATCTCAAAGTCAAGCAGTATATGCATGATATTGTGGTACAGGGAAAGGAAATGGGCTTTGTATCTACAATTTACAATAGAAGAAGATATCTTCCCGAGCTTAAATCTTCTAATTTTAACATTAGATCTTTTGGTGAAAGGATAGCTATGAACACACCCATACAGGGAAGTGCTGCAGATATTATTAAGATTGCAATGGTGAAGGTTTATAAGGCACTTAAGGATAGAAACTTAAGATCAAGGCTGATATTGCAGGTTCATGACGAACTTATTATTGAAACTCACAGGGATGAACTAAATGAAGTGGAGGAGCTTTTAAAAAGCTGCATGGAAACTGTTGCAACCATGTTAGTACCGCTTATAGTGGAAGTAAGATCAGGTGTAAGCTGGTATGATGTTAAATGATGGGTGTATTATTTTAATATCTGGGAAATTATAAATATTATAATAGATTTTTTAGGTTACAAAACCGGCGGATGTTTGTTATACTGTGAACATCCGCTTAATTTAATGTCTAAGAATACAATATCAAGGAAGCAAAATCACTTCGTGATTTTGTAATGTCTGGGAACCATGGGGTATGGAGAATGAAAATAATTGGTGTTACAGGTCCTATAGGCAGTGGTAAAAGCACCGTTTCAGGCTATTTTGCTAAAAAGGGTGCAAAAGTTATTGATGCAGATCTTTTGTATAGGGGATTGGTCAAAAAAGGAAATCCTGCCTTAGATGAGATAGTCAGGGTATTTGGAGATAAGGTGCTTGACGCTGAGGGACAACTTGACAGGAAGAAGCTTGGCAGTATTGTTTTTGATGATAAAGATAAGCTGGAGGTATTAAATGGGATAACTCACAAATATATTATAGAGAAGATTAATGAAGAGGTAAATAAGGCAAAAGAAAGTCATGTTCAGCTTTTGGTAATTGAATGCCCTATACCGATAAAACATGGATTTATAGACTTGGTTGATAAGGTTTATGTTGTTGTCGCAGATGAAAAGGTGAGGGCAGAGAGGATCATGATAAGAAATAACCTTTCATTTGATGAAGCCATGAAAAGGATCAGGTCACAGATGACAAACGAAGAGTATAAAAGCATTGCTGATATAGTAATTGTAAACGATTCAAATATTGATAGTCTTATAGCACAGTTGGAAGGAAGCCTATGAGTAGAATTAAAAAAATTATAGCTTTTTTTGTTTTTCTGGTATTGCTTGTGGTAGTAGCTAGAAGCTGCATCATTACAGTTGCTAAAAATATATATCCTGTAAAGTACAAGGACAGTGTCATAAAATATTCAACAGAATATGAAATTGACCCTTATCTTGTATTGTCGGTAATAAAAGCAGAGAGTAATTTCAGAAGCACTGTAATTTCACCTAAGAAAGCCATAGGTTTGATGCAAATTATGGAAGAAACCGGAAAGTGGGCTGCACAAGAGATGAAAATCGAAGGCTTCACAACAAATGATTTATATAATCCTGATACGAATATAAGGATTGGCTGCTGGTATCTTAGTCATCTTGAGAAGCAGTTCAAAAACTATGCTGAAGCTACTGATGATGAAAAGGAAGAGTATGTACTGGCCTCATATAACGGTGGAATATCTAATGTAAAAAGGTGGATAAAGAATACCCAAAACAATGGAAGCGGCATGTTTCATGAGAATATAACATTTAAAGAAACCAGACAATATTTGAAAAGAGTAAAGGGAAATTATAAGATATATAAAATACTGTACAAGGATATATAACTTTTAATGAAGGCTTGGAGAAGTAGAGTACTTAGGGAAATAAATATAAGTGTTCTACCCATTATGTGAGGGGAAGATAAAAGAATGTCAATCAAGAACGGTTATTTATGTATTATAAACACGGTTTTGCTATTTAGCACATATGAAGTTGTAAGCAAAACGCTAGTTGGAAAAATCGATCCGTTTCAGGTTAACTTTATACGCTTTTTGCTGGGTGGACTAATTTTGATTTTGTTTCTACTTTATAAGAGAGATCTGAAGATCGAGAAGAAAGAGCTCTTAGTAATTGCATTGGTAGGCTTTATTAATGTTGTGGTAAGTATGAACCTTTTGCAGCTAAGCTTGTATATGAAAGGTGCACAAGCATCCTTATGTGCCGTAATATTCAGCAGTAATCCCATATTTGTGTCCATATTTGCATATTTTTTGGACAAGGAGAGGTTCAATCCTGTTAAGGTGGCTGGCCTGATCTTTGGCATTTTAGGGATCGTAATAGTTTTTTATGATAAGCTAAACATTGATTCAATTGACATAAGAAGCCCAATATTTGCGTTGCTTTCAGCTGTTTTCTACGGACTATATACCGTACTTGGCCGTAAGCAGGCGGTTAAGATCGGCAGCCTCAAAATGAACTCATATTCCTTTATAGCAGGAAGTTTGCTTTTGCTGCCGGTAATGCTTGTGATAAAGGGGACAAGTGTTTTTGAGTTCCAATATTCAGCGGCTCTTCAGGTGATGTATCTTGCTGTTTTTGTTACTGGTATTGCCTACCTTACTTATTTCAAGGGATTATCGGTTTTAGGAGCTGGTAAGGGATCCATGGTATTTTTCATTAAGCCTGTGCTTGCCAGTGTCATTGCCGTTGTGTTTTTGAAGGAAAAGCCGTCAATATACCTGGCAGCGGGAACATTGCTTATTCTAGCTTCCATTATACTGGTGCTCAATTCAGAAAAGATTACTGGGAGATATTTAAGGCATGAATGAAAAATTACTTCCGCTTTTGAGCGAGCCTAATGTAAAAGGCTCGATATTACAGCAGCGGATTTACTTGCAACAACAGGTGTGCTGGAATGAATCTGTTGTTGTAAGTAAATCCGCTGCTCAAGTAAATCTTACTATATTTTACAATGATCTTCCCACTGCCTCAGCTACAGGCTTTAACTCGTTAACCAATTGATCGAATTTAGAGGGTCTTAGGGATTGCGGACCATCACACAATGCATTGTTGGGGTCTGAATGAACCTCAATTATAAGCCCGTCGGCACCTGTTGCTACAGCACCCTTTGATAGGGCATTTACATACTTCCATGTGCCTGTCGCATGGCTTGGGTCTACCACTATAGGCAAGTGTGAAAGCTCCTTTACAACCGGGATGGCACCCATATCAACTGTGTTTCTGGTTGATGTTTCATAGGTACGAATGCCTCTTTCACATAAAATGATATTGCTATTGCCTGCAGCCATTATATATTCTGCAGCCATAAGCCACTCCTCAATTGTTGCGGCTAGGCCTCTTTTAAGTAGAATGGGTTTCTGGGTAAGGCCTACTTCATGGAGAAGCTTGAAGTTTTGCATATTGCGTGCCCCAATCTGAATTATATCGGCATAGGAGGCAATAAGGTCAACGTCACGGGTATCCACAACTTCAGTTACCAGAACAAGACCGGTTATTTCTCGTGCCTTGGCCATTATTTTAAGGCCGTCTTCTTCTAGTCCTTGGAATGCATAAGGTGATGTACGAGGTTTGAAGGCACCGCCTCTTAAAATTTTTGCTCCTGATTCTTTTACTTTTATAGCAGTTTCTATATATGTTTCCTCATTTTCAATGGCACAAGGACCAGCCATTATTACTACTTCTTTGCCACCAATTTCTACGTCTCCTACCTTAACAACGGTAGGTTCTTTCTTAAGCTCCTTGCCTGCAAGCTTATATGGTTTCATAATAGGTACTATGTTTTCAACTCCAGGCATAGTTGATATATCCTGGGTATTTAAAAGTCTTTTATCACCAATGGCACCAATAACTGTTTTTACTTCTCCGAATATAGGGTGTGTTTTAAAGCCCAATTGGGACAGTTTGCTTTCTACATTATCAATTTGATCCTTTGTTGCATTTGAATTCATTATAATAATCATAATAATACCTCCCTTTATTATCATTTTCTAGGCATGAACAAAATCATGAAATGATTTTGTTCACATTGGTCGTTGTCGTGAGAAATTGTGGTGTAGTATACACTACAATTTCCTAGACATTAAAAAACTCTTCATCCTTGAAAGGACGAAGAGTGAATTCGCGGTACCACCTTTGTTGGCAAAAATGCCCACTTTGAATGTACGGGAATATATCCGATACACTTTTCCCTATAACGGAGGAACAACCGATCCAGCCTACAAATATAATACCTTCAGCCGATAACTCAGAGGGGAACTTCAACTATCTTGCATTTCCGGGCTTTCACCAACTCCGGATCGCTGCTAATGCTAATCAATAATTTACTCATCCTCATCACAGTAGATAATATATAATATTCTCTATATTTTACCATGAATTAATTTGGATGTCAATTGTTATTTAATATAAAATTTATGCTTTTTGCACACTAAAATTATGTAAAATAATCGAATTTTATTATATGATATATATAGAGAGAGATTAAAAGCAAGTTTGCTTTTAACATAGATTATTTAGAATAGGGGGTAAAATTAATGAGAAAAAAATTTGGACAAGGGGGTACCTTGGGTAAGAGTCGGGTAATTCTATTGGTCCTTTCCATTTGTCTTGTTTTTGGACAAATTCCAGGAACTATGACAGTATCGGCAGCACCTACTCCGGCACCACCTATGCCATCTGCAGTCGGTTGGGAGAAATGGGACTATTTCAATTATGCGGAAGCAACGCAAAAATCACTTTACTTTTACGATGCAGAAAAATGCGGCCCTAACATTACTGGGGGAAAGATTGAGTGGAGGGGTGACTGTCATCTGGAGGATAAAATGATTCCTCTTAAAAACACCACTCTGAGCAAGGCGTTTTTGGAGAAAAACGGCAGTATTATTGATCCTGACGGTGATGGTTTCATCGATGTACACGGAGGTTATCATGACGCAGGGGACCATGTAAGGTTTGGACTTCCTCAGGCGTACACCGCATCTACAATTGGATGGGATTATTATGAGTACAAGGATGTATACAAGGAGTTGGGGGAAGAAGAGCATATCATCGACCTGATTAAGCTGTTTACCGACACGTTCTTAAGAGCTTCATTCCTTGATAAAGACGGAAATATGATTGCATTTTGCTTTCAGGTAGGTGATGGTGACCAAGACCATACCTATTGGGGACCACCCGAATTATATCCAAAGTATCTTATAGCTACAAGACCGGCAAGATTTGCTACTGCTGAAAAACCCGGAAGTGATGTGTGTGCCGGAACAGCAGCAGCGTTGGCGACTTCATACTTAAATTTCAAGGATACGGAGCCTGAGTATGCTGCCAAGTGTCTTAAATATGCCAAAGCTATGTATAAGTTTGCAAAAGAAAACAGAGGATTGGCAGACAGTGGTGGATATTACGGATCGGCTTATGATGAAGATGAACTTTCATGGGCGGCTACATGGCTTTATGAATGTACCAGTGATATGAATTACATAAAAGATATTGAGGCAGCATCAGCTGACGGACTTTATACAGGATATCTGAAAAAGATTGTTCGTGATAACAATAACAACACATGGCAGAATATATGGACACATAGTTGGGATGTTGTTTGGGGGGGAACTTTCGTTAAACTTTCATCTTTATTCCCTGATCATGAAAGATTTGATTACTTTGCAAGATGGAATACCGAGTATATGTCAGGCGGCGTGATAAAGCACAAGGATCCAAATGATAAAACCTATATTGAAACATCACCTGCCGGATATACTATGTTAAATGGTTGGGGATCTGCTCGTTACAATACTGCAATGCAGTTATGTGCACTGGTATATCAAAAATATCATCCTGAAAGAACAGATTTTGGCGATTGGGCAAAGAGTCAGATGGACTATATTATGGGAAGAAATCCTATGGGATATTCTTATATAGTAGGATACGGCCATGAAAGAGGCCTTCCTTATGTACTGCACCCGCATCATAGAGCTGCACACGGTTCAAAGACTCTCAATATGGATGACCCTCCTCAGCACAGACATATATTGTGGGGTGCACTTGCAGGAGGTCCTGACAAAAACGATTATCACTTGGACGTAACAACTGATTATGTGTATAATGAAGTTGCAGTAGACTATAACGCAGCCTTTGTAGGAGCGGCAGCCGGACTTTATAAGCTTTATGGCAAAGGGCAGAAGCCGGTACCCAATTTCCCTCCGAAGGAGCCTTCCTTTGACCCTTATTATTGCGATATTCAATTGATGCAGGAAAATAAAGAAAGAACTCAAGTTACAATAAAACTTCACAATGAATCAAGTCAACCTCCTCATTTTGAAAAAGGTATGATGGCAAGATATTTCTTCAATATCAGTGAGCTTATTGCAAGTGGACAATCAATTGATTCTGTGAAATTCGAGCTGTCATATGATGAGCAGATGTCGCTGCAGGATAACCCTGTAAAAGCATCAGGGCCGTTTAAATGGGATGATGCCGGCACGTATTACTATGAATTTGATTGGTCAGGATCCGATATATATGGGGATAGAGATTACCAGTTTGCAATTATAGAAAAGCAGGATGCAAATTACCAGAACTACTGGGATCCGACAAATGACTGGAGCAGACAGGGTGCAGTAAAAGATGAATTTAAAGTGACAAAATATGTTCCGGTTTATCTTGACGGTAAAAAGGTATTTGGGGAAGAGCCTCCAAAGCTAAAGCCCACCCCCACGCCTACCAAAAATCCAAATGCTACTCCTGCCGGTGATGCATCTATTAAAATATCATACAAGTGCAGTGAGGTAAAGGACAGCACCAATACAATAAGGGCGTCTCTAAAAATAGACAACACAGGTAAAACTCCAATTAACTTGTCCGATTTAAA includes:
- a CDS encoding pyrimidine/purine nucleoside phosphorylase, with translation MERFDNISVVKKANVYFGGKVTSRTVIFEDGEKKTLGIMLPGDYEFGTAAKEIMEILGGSMDVLLPGSSEWITVNEGQSFEVPANSKFKLKVKELADYCCSYINE
- a CDS encoding sigma-70 family RNA polymerase sigma factor → MSENEKYLLGLSKKGDIEAFEMLMEKYQKKVFNIALRLLGNYDDASEVTQEVFIRIYKSIGSFKGESQISTWIYRIATNVCLDELRKRKRKWVMSLDEEYHKENGDYIIQVEDDKPTPDVVMEQKTIKSAVKNAIDKLSEKYKLIIILRDIQGFSYEEISEIVKTPVGTVKSRINRARLQLKELLLKEKELFSDNFVKDIERRAGDEKM
- a CDS encoding anti-sigma factor: MKKCEDIRELISLYIDGELKGDLLSEFEEHIRSCETCRNELEDVNSVIAMLNDTPEEDLPSNFKDELHEKLLREQTKKESFVSVVLSRYSHVFASAAGLLIIFSIWVVYKNSFVSTNDTVPNVSSIQSYDSNGNEAKENGEIEKFNLADGDKRVYSRFSKELTQDNTKENSTGGTQDQKIIAGMADAPVITFSEKSSNPKYDPADKQTASVGNGELAFGKKYGDIATPKARASSEPKSDVIAVLFDDSRSSAADFTISASDPEAKSETLKKIAASLGGEEHVLVNASTSMNTDDLKAISSKASEASSDVFTAESNNTVAVLNFRIPGNNYSTFLQKLNETFGASNVKSNGVINTDNTKRKAEIEKEIAEIDKQIQSNANTTFWNNSAEHNTLVENKNGLNRELEEINKNSQYVTVTIRLQKR
- the polA gene encoding DNA polymerase I; amino-acid sequence: MTNKKLMLIDGNSILNRAFYGLQGKEILATSDGLYTNAVFGFINIMNKYLDEENPGYLCVAFDLKGPTFRHKEFDGYKANRKGMPQELAVQMPVIKEVLDAMNIKRLEYEGFEADDILGTVSLCAEKEGFEVVILTGDRDSLQLATDRTRIKLPVTKGWKTETEEYDYGKVIERYGVTPELFIDVKGLMGDTSDNIPGVPGIGEKTAVELVKNLGTIENIYENLDKVEKKSVKQKLEANKELAFLSKRLATIDRNAPERCGLDNLQSLQRKDVDREKLFALFKRLEFKSFIEKYNLKEEKAKSPVNLMSVETISDTGRLDMIKNQILSEKKCSIYYIIEKVDDFNSNLKGAGISWGKDKSVYLQITGEFTEDVFIDRFKEVFESDEVKKYGHDLKNLIVYLKNKGVSLNGLSFDTMIGAYILNPSRDTYTVTELAEDYMGSDVPSIEEMLGKGKKRLQINDLPLDELASVIGLYSELIFSLYELIHKKLDENDQLKLYYEIELPLVEVLANMEHLGIKVNIETLKSFSVEMEDRISQLIKDIYEFAGEEFNINSTKQLGVILFDRLKLPVIKKTKTGYSTDVEVLEQLEPMHEIVAKLLEYRHLVKLKSTYVEGLLKVMNPRTGRIHSSFNQTVTVTGRISSTEPNLQNIPVKLEMGRKIRKVFVPEDENYLLSDGDYSQIELRVLAHITGDENMIAAFISNEDIHTSTASKVFNVPKDQVTPFMRSSAKAVNFGIVYGIGDFSLSKDLGITRKEARKYIDEYLGEYLKVKQYMHDIVVQGKEMGFVSTIYNRRRYLPELKSSNFNIRSFGERIAMNTPIQGSAADIIKIAMVKVYKALKDRNLRSRLILQVHDELIIETHRDELNEVEELLKSCMETVATMLVPLIVEVRSGVSWYDVK
- the coaE gene encoding dephospho-CoA kinase (Dephospho-CoA kinase (CoaE) performs the final step in coenzyme A biosynthesis.); translation: MKIIGVTGPIGSGKSTVSGYFAKKGAKVIDADLLYRGLVKKGNPALDEIVRVFGDKVLDAEGQLDRKKLGSIVFDDKDKLEVLNGITHKYIIEKINEEVNKAKESHVQLLVIECPIPIKHGFIDLVDKVYVVVADEKVRAERIMIRNNLSFDEAMKRIRSQMTNEEYKSIADIVIVNDSNIDSLIAQLEGSL
- a CDS encoding lytic transglycosylase domain-containing protein, coding for MSRIKKIIAFFVFLVLLVVVARSCIITVAKNIYPVKYKDSVIKYSTEYEIDPYLVLSVIKAESNFRSTVISPKKAIGLMQIMEETGKWAAQEMKIEGFTTNDLYNPDTNIRIGCWYLSHLEKQFKNYAEATDDEKEEYVLASYNGGISNVKRWIKNTQNNGSGMFHENITFKETRQYLKRVKGNYKIYKILYKDI
- a CDS encoding DMT family transporter; amino-acid sequence: MSIKNGYLCIINTVLLFSTYEVVSKTLVGKIDPFQVNFIRFLLGGLILILFLLYKRDLKIEKKELLVIALVGFINVVVSMNLLQLSLYMKGAQASLCAVIFSSNPIFVSIFAYFLDKERFNPVKVAGLIFGILGIVIVFYDKLNIDSIDIRSPIFALLSAVFYGLYTVLGRKQAVKIGSLKMNSYSFIAGSLLLLPVMLVIKGTSVFEFQYSAALQVMYLAVFVTGIAYLTYFKGLSVLGAGKGSMVFFIKPVLASVIAVVFLKEKPSIYLAAGTLLILASIILVLNSEKITGRYLRHE
- the aroF gene encoding 3-deoxy-7-phosphoheptulonate synthase: MIIIMNSNATKDQIDNVESKLSQLGFKTHPIFGEVKTVIGAIGDKRLLNTQDISTMPGVENIVPIMKPYKLAGKELKKEPTVVKVGDVEIGGKEVVIMAGPCAIENEETYIETAIKVKESGAKILRGGAFKPRTSPYAFQGLEEDGLKIMAKAREITGLVLVTEVVDTRDVDLIASYADIIQIGARNMQNFKLLHEVGLTQKPILLKRGLAATIEEWLMAAEYIMAAGNSNIILCERGIRTYETSTRNTVDMGAIPVVKELSHLPIVVDPSHATGTWKYVNALSKGAVATGADGLIIEVHSDPNNALCDGPQSLRPSKFDQLVNELKPVAEAVGRSL